GGACTTCGACGATTCGATATCCCTACCGTACACACCCACGCCGCTCTTTGTGAGATAGCCGCTGAATACTCCAAACCTCGGTCTGGGAGTACCGAACAATATTCCGTGGTTATCGACGAGAAAATATTTTACACCCTCCCTCTTCAGCGCCTCTTCATCGCCGGGCACATATCCACACTCGGGAAGCCATATGCCGGCCGTCTTTCTGCCAAACACCTTCTGATACATATCCGTGGCGGTCTTCACCTGGGCCCTCACCGAAGCGGCCCTATCTGCTTCCATGAGAGGCAGATAGCCGTGCGTAGCGCAGCAGGTTATGACTTCCAGATTGCCCGTCTCCTGGAAATGCTTGAAGGCATTGACAAGGTTGCGGCCATACTGATCAACAAATATACGACGCGCGTCGAGAAAGAGCTGATGATACATATGGGCGAGCCTGTTAAACTGCTCCTCCCACCTGGTCCTCTCTACCTCTTTTTCGGAAAGCTCTATCAGCTTCTCGATGTGTTTTAGATACTTCTCCTGCAGATGGCCGTCCATCAGCATCGCCATCAGCGTAGGAGAGAGCGATATTGTGAGCTTGTAACCGATCCCGTCCCTTTCCAGGCCCTGCAGCATCTTTATGAGAGGGATATAGGTTTCGGTAATGGCCTCAAACAGCCAGTCCTCTTCCAGGAAATCGGTGAACTCGGGGTGACGTACAAAAGGAAGGTGCGCGTGCAATACTATCGCAAGATAACCTTTCGCCATAAAATATTATTCTGTCTTTCGTGTGACTATCGGGGTTATACGGCGGGTGTCGATCCCATCATTGGAGGTCGCCTCCACAGGGATCGTCTGCATGCCATCGGGCAGCGCGAATCTCGCGGAGAAGGTGCCGTCCGGACGAAGCTTTATCGGCTTACCCTGCATAGTTACCTTCGCATCGGGTTCTGTGGCACCATATACAATAAGCTCGCAGTTAACGACAAGCCAGAACTTTCTCTCGAAACGTTTCTTGAAGACCGAGGCTCCGCTGGACAAAGCGCCTGAGGTGATCTGCTCCTCCAGTTGTCTCCTGACCTGCTCTCTGACCTCAATCGATCCTTTACCAAGGCCGAATCCCCCGGAGAGCGCGAAGAGCTTCCAGTATTCCTCTTCCGGCATCATCCATTCGGCATCCAGCTGATCCGACATACCGAACCTGGGCGTCTTTATAACATTGGAGCGGGCGAGCACATAGAAATCACCCTTCTTTGTAACGATGCCTATATCTACGACCCATGCGCGGTCGGGCTTGCCTACGTTGATATACCAGCTGTTGGCCAGACCGTTGAGGTCTATATCAAAATAGGTATGGGCGTTTCTGCCATTGAAATGAATATCGGTCACATCGTAAACTCTCAGGACCGACTTTTGCCTCTGGTCGCCGGCAGATTCTATCCTGCGCAGCACTTCTTCCTCTTTATCCCGACGGATCTCCCAATAAGAAAATATCCACCATGGGTCCCTGACGAGAATAACTATCCTGTTATCACCGTAGCCGTGCGGAAAACGGAACTCTTTTCGCTCCCTGATTCTTAGAGGATTTGTCGTTTCTTCGGTCTTCCCCGCCGGCATAGGGAGGGCTCCCTGATCAAGCCCGAACGTATCGGCTGGCCTGGTTTTCTCCGGCCGAGTTGCCGCGGCTGCGATTCCGGATATCTTTTCCGATTTCTCGCGTTTCTTAGGCATTATTGCTCCGGCGGTACATTTGCGGGGAGGGCCGCCTGCGATGAAGCCTCATCGGGTGCGGGGGTCTCTTCTTTCTCCACCGTCACTACCTTTGCCGTATTCTTCCCGTCTTTTACGACATAGGTCACGTCGACCCAATCGCCTTTTTTAATATCTCCGATAGCGGAAGCATTCTCCAATTTTGTATCAGGGTTAATAGCGATTGCCGCTGTCTTTTCACTATCGCTGTCATAATCGTAATACTGGACCGACAACGTATTTGCCGACGCGTCAACGGCCTGGACCTCTCCATATATAGCTATCTCTTTTGTCTGAGGCGTGACATCGGTAATCGGCGCAGGCGCCGCTTGGGCCTCTTGCGCCGGTGCGTTGCCGGCATCTTGAGAAAACGCGGGAATCACGACCATCGAGACAAGCATGCAGACAGTAAGGTAAACCTTAAGGTGAGACAATTTCATAATCCGATCCTCCTAGTTTATTCAGCCCTATTGTAGGCTAAGTGCCGATATCTCTGATATCGGCCTAGTTTATTAAGCCGTATCGCAAGCCAACTGCCGATGTCCCTGACATCGGCCTTTTTGGTTAGAACACCTTCTATACGCACTTATACCAAATATACCGTTAAAAGTCAAGCGCAAGGTGTTCAATAAGAGAGCTTGTTGCCGAGCTTACTGAATATACGCGGGGTTTTAAGCCCGCACTTCCCCACCATATATTTCCATGCCGTCCCAAGCACCTGAAAGCCATAAATTACGCTTCTCGAAAAATTAATGGATGAGGATTCCTTTGTATAGCTCGCGGGGCATGTTATCTCTCCCACGCGGTATCCAAAATAGAATGCCTGCAGCAGCATCTGGTTATCAAAAACAAAATCGTCTGAATTCTCGAGTAAAGGCAGGCCGGCGAGCACTTCGCGCGAAAAAGCCCGATATCCGGTATGATATTCGGAGAGTTTCTCCATTATCATGTTATTCTCCAGGAACGTCAGGATCCTGTTCGCGATATATTTATATACCGGCATCCCGCCTTTAATGGCCCTATTACCTAATATCCTTGAGCCCAGCACAACATCGAACATGCCGCTGGTTATAAGCGCCGCCATCGGCGTTATGAGTTTGGGAGGATATTGGTAATCCGGATGCAGCATGACCACTACATCGGCTCCGGCCTTAAGGGCCTGGCTGTAACAGGTCTTCTGGTTGCCGCCGTAACCGAGATTTTTATCGTGAACAAAGACTTTGATCCCGAGCGAATGCGCGAGGCCCACCGTATTATCGCCGGACTTATCGTCGATGAGCATTATATCGTCTACTATATCTTTCGGGATCTCATCGTATGTCCGCTTCAGTGTCTTCTCGGCGTTATAAGCGGGCATCACGACCACTATCTTTTTACCGTTCAGCATCTGTCAGCCCCTATAATATAAGGGGCACGCTCTTTTTACGAAAACGTGCCCCTCGATGATTCGGTCATATAATAGCTGTAAGGTAACCGCGTGAAAGCCCCTTTACTGTTTGGCCGGGCTCTCCTGTGTAGCCGGACTTCCCTGCGCGGCCCTGGACTCAGCCAAAAGCTTATCGTAAGATGCCTTAAGGGATATTTTTTCGTCGAGAAGCTTATCGTATTCGGCCTTGAGCGCGGCCTTTTCGTTAATAGCTGTTTCGAGTTTAGTCGCCTGGTCCATCTTTTCATTCAAGAGCGCGTCATACTCGTTCTTCAGAGCGTCTTTAGCCTTCATCATGACGGCCACCTTCTCTTCGAGGATTATCTTCTCGTTTTGTAATGCCTCATATTTATCCCTGGGCACTCCGCAACCTATCAATAAACCCGCCAGAGAAAGCGCCATACCGCATAACCCGACCACCTTAAGAGCTTTCATTTCGTCATTACCTCCGTAAAAATCGCGCTATTGCTTCACCAAATATTTATCAAGAGCCGCCAGCGTCTTCGGGCCGCATTTACCGTCTGCCTTCAAGCCATTGGCCTTCTGGAAATCTATTATGGCCTTTTTGGTCCTCGGGCCTATTTTACCGTCGATTATTCCGGTATAGAAACCCGCCGCCTTAAGGGCCTTCTGTATATCCTTATTCCTGTCCTGCGCTACCTTTGTAACCGTGGCGGCGGATTTCTCCGCAACCTCGGGAAGAGCTGCCGTAGCAGGAATCGGCTCGGACGCCAGGCTTTGTGCCGGCTCTACTATCACATTCTGCGCGGCCTGCTGCGCGCTCATCATACCCTCCGGAGGCAATGGTGTCGTCGTCTCGGTCGTCTCTAACTTAGCTTCCTCGGCAGGCTTCTCAACCTTGCCTTTGCACCCGAATAAAGCGATCGGTAGTACTATTATTGCAACCAAAAATACCGCCAAAAACTTTTTATTCATCCCCTGCTCCTTTCTTTAATGTGATTATACCGCCATGCGGTTCTTTGTCAAGTTATATCTCTTACCGTTCCGAGCTTCGATGTGACTACGGCGCCGAAACCGGCTATCAGAAATACCGATTTTACTATGGCGCCGGCTATCGGTACGAATCCTATTAAAAATAAGACCACCATGCCGAGAATTGCGCTAAGAAAAGATATGGCCGGCTTATTTATCGTTAAAAATATCTTATTGCCGATAAATATCGCCGACGCAATGTACCCTATTAACAGGGCCAGCGCCACCAGAAGCACTTCAAGAGGTATTAATACTATGCCCACTATGCTTATAGCCAGCAGCACGGCTATGGGGACGATAAGCATCGTCCATAAGACGCCCCATAAGAACATGCCCAGGAACGAACGCTCGATAGAAAGCACTATCGCGCTCATATGTTCGGGAACGAGCGCTATCACAAGGACCGAAAGCCCTAGAAATCCGAGGAGCGCCAGGAGACTTATGGTCGCCCAGAAGGCCATCCATCCTCCTTTAAAAAAATCGATGACGGACGGAATAAAATGCGGCATATAAACTTGAGTGATCTTGCCGAGAACCTGCGCGGCAGGGTCCTTCGATATCTCTCCGACCACCACAGCGCTGCCGCCGACATACGACCCGCTCTTCAGCGTCATAACGCCTCCGACAACGACGATATTGCCCTCCACTCGCCCGAGCACAGTAAGATTGCCATCGATCACGATCACGTCCTTCACCGTCATATCCCTGGAGATCTCCAGATCTTTTCTGAGCTTAATAACATCGGGTTTTTCGTCAGCCGATGCTATCGATACGGCAAATAATAGAAGAAGACCTAAAGCGACAAAGACGGATAAACGTTTTATCATAATTTATCCTCCCCTCTTCTTAAGCGTCTTCATGAAACGTTCGATCCGCGAGAGCGCTTCTTTGAGCCTATCCATATTGGACGCGTAAGATATTCTCAGATATCCTTCGCCGAGAGATCCGAATGCCGTGCCCGGCACAACCGCCACTTTCTCTTTACTCAGAAGTCTTTTCGAAAACTCCAAGGATGAGAGACCTGTCTTTTTTATCGACGGGAAAGCATAGAACGCTCCTTCCGGACGGTGGCATGGCAATCCTATCTCGTTCAGGCGGGAGATGACGAACTCTCTCCTTCGCTTATATTCGCGCTTCATCTCCTGGACAGACCTCTCCCCGTATTTAAGGGCCTCCAGCGCCGCCATCTGTGAAATGATCGAGGCGCAGAGCATTGTGTACTGATGTATCTTAGTCATCGCCGCGATCAGGTTGGCGGGGCCGCAGGCATATCCGACCCTCCATCCTGTCATCGCGTATGATTTCGAGAATCCGTTCAGATATATGGTGCGCTCTCTCATCTTTGGAAGCGTCGCGAAAGGCGTGTGCTCGAAATCGTAAGTGAGGTCGCAATATATCTCATCGCTTATCATTATGAGATCGCGTTTCAACACCACCTCGGATATGGCTTTAAGTTCTTTCCTGGAATAAGAAGCGCCTGTGGGATTATTGGGATAGTTCAATATCATCGCTTTAGTCCTATTATCACAGAGTTTCGTTATGTCTTTAGGCGTGATCTTGAAATTTCCATCCGGGCTCGTATTTATCGAAATAGGCCTACCGCCGCAAAGCGTAGTGATCGGCGCATAGGAGACATACGCCGGCTCAGGTATCAGGATCTTGTCATCTCTGTCAATAATGGCTCTCAACGAAAGATCGAAAGCCTCGCTGACACCCACCGTTATGAGTATCTCCTCTTCGGGATCATAGTCAAGACCGTATCTGTGCTTTAAAAATTTCGACACCTCGCGGCGAAGGTCGATAAGGCCTTTGTTGGACGTGTAAGAGGTGTAGCCCTCCTCTATAGCGTAGATGGCTCTCTCCCTTACGTTCCAGGGAGTCACAAAATCGGGCTCTCCCACGCCGAGCGATATGACATCTTTCATCCCAAGGACGAGATCAAAGAATACCCGTATGCCCGAAGGCGGTATCTGGTCGACTATTTTCGCTGTTTTCATTATTTTCTTACAAGCTTATCGCGGGACGCTTGGACCTCTCCGGCTGTTTTAAGATATCTCCGTCTTCTTTATATTTCTTCAATATGAAATGGGTGACCGTCCCCCTCACGCCTTCCATCGGAGACAGCTTCTCGCTGACAAAGCCCGAGACCGTATGTATGTTCTTGCCTTCGACGACGACCAGCAGGTCATAGGTGCCGGACATCAAATAGCAGCTGGTGACCTCGGGAAACTGGTATATGCGTTCAGCCAGATGATCGAATCCGACATTCTTCTGCGGCGTGAGTTTTACTTCGATCAAAGCGCGCACATCGCTATTTTCCTCTTTTGATAACTCCCTATTTATTATAGTTTTATATTTAAGTATGATCCCATCCTTCTCCATCTTCTTTATGGCCAGGGCCACGGCCTTAGGCGTCATCCCAAGCATCTTCGCTATATCCGCGGGAGTGGCGCGCGCGTCACGCTCCAGTATCTCAACTATCTCATTCATCATTAAGTCCCTCCTGGAATGTAAAAGGGGCGAACCCTTATGTTATTGAGGGCGCGCCCCTTTTATGAAAAATCTCGATTTAACTCTTCTATTATTTTACTCCCTCGTCGCCGCTTACGGAATCCGGGGCTGCGGCCGGGGCTGTATTCGCGGAGGCATCCGAAAGATGCTTACTCAGCATATCCCATGTCTTTCGGCCTACCACACCGTCGGCTTTGAGCCCATTGGCCTTCTGGAACTCTTTTATGGCCTTTCTAGTGCTCTTGCCTTTCACTCCGTCGATTTTACCATTATAGTAACCGGCGTTCTTAAGGGCCTGCTGGATATCTCTCATCTTTTCGGAGCGCGAACCTTCTCTCGTCTTCACGCTGATATTGGTCTTAGCCTGTGCGCCGGTAGTTTTGAGTTCGTCAAGAGCCTGGGCCTGTTCGGCGGCCAGGCGTTCAACCTCAGCCTGTTTTGACTCAACACCCTCTACTCTCGACTCAAGAGTCTCAACTCTGGTCTTGATTCCCGTAACTTCCGTTTGTACTTTCTTCTGGGACGTTCCGCATCCGGAAATAATAAATGCGGCTAAAATAGCCACAGTTAAACAAACTAAACTCTTCCTGCCCATTTCTCCTCCTCCTTAAAATTAGTTATAAAGGATTATACGGCACTGCCGGGCAAATTGCAATGAAAATCTGCAAAAAATATCCTTCGGGCTACTTCGCCTTGAGGATCTTGGCGGCTTCTTTGACCGAGGAGCCTTCGTGGACGATCGAACGGATGGCTTTTATCATTCCGACCGCGTTATTCGACTGCCATATATTACGGCCCATATCCACGCCATGGGCGCCTGAGCGTATAGCCTCA
The genomic region above belongs to Candidatus Omnitrophota bacterium and contains:
- a CDS encoding DUF4912 domain-containing protein; protein product: MPKKREKSEKISGIAAAATRPEKTRPADTFGLDQGALPMPAGKTEETTNPLRIRERKEFRFPHGYGDNRIVILVRDPWWIFSYWEIRRDKEEEVLRRIESAGDQRQKSVLRVYDVTDIHFNGRNAHTYFDIDLNGLANSWYINVGKPDRAWVVDIGIVTKKGDFYVLARSNVIKTPRFGMSDQLDAEWMMPEEEYWKLFALSGGFGLGKGSIEVREQVRRQLEEQITSGALSSGASVFKKRFERKFWLVVNCELIVYGATEPDAKVTMQGKPIKLRPDGTFSARFALPDGMQTIPVEATSNDGIDTRRITPIVTRKTE
- a CDS encoding DUF5666 domain-containing protein, yielding MKLSHLKVYLTVCMLVSMVVIPAFSQDAGNAPAQEAQAAPAPITDVTPQTKEIAIYGEVQAVDASANTLSVQYYDYDSDSEKTAAIAINPDTKLENASAIGDIKKGDWVDVTYVVKDGKNTAKVVTVEKEETPAPDEASSQAALPANVPPEQ
- a CDS encoding peptidoglycan-binding domain-containing protein, producing the protein MNKKFLAVFLVAIIVLPIALFGCKGKVEKPAEEAKLETTETTTPLPPEGMMSAQQAAQNVIVEPAQSLASEPIPATAALPEVAEKSAATVTKVAQDRNKDIQKALKAAGFYTGIIDGKIGPRTKKAIIDFQKANGLKADGKCGPKTLAALDKYLVKQ
- a CDS encoding aminotransferase class I/II-fold pyridoxal phosphate-dependent enzyme codes for the protein MKTAKIVDQIPPSGIRVFFDLVLGMKDVISLGVGEPDFVTPWNVRERAIYAIEEGYTSYTSNKGLIDLRREVSKFLKHRYGLDYDPEEEILITVGVSEAFDLSLRAIIDRDDKILIPEPAYVSYAPITTLCGGRPISINTSPDGNFKITPKDITKLCDNRTKAMILNYPNNPTGASYSRKELKAISEVVLKRDLIMISDEIYCDLTYDFEHTPFATLPKMRERTIYLNGFSKSYAMTGWRVGYACGPANLIAAMTKIHQYTMLCASIISQMAALEALKYGERSVQEMKREYKRRREFVISRLNEIGLPCHRPEGAFYAFPSIKKTGLSSLEFSKRLLSKEKVAVVPGTAFGSLGEGYLRISYASNMDRLKEALSRIERFMKTLKKRGG
- a CDS encoding peptidoglycan-binding domain-containing protein gives rise to the protein MGRKSLVCLTVAILAAFIISGCGTSQKKVQTEVTGIKTRVETLESRVEGVESKQAEVERLAAEQAQALDELKTTGAQAKTNISVKTREGSRSEKMRDIQQALKNAGYYNGKIDGVKGKSTRKAIKEFQKANGLKADGVVGRKTWDMLSKHLSDASANTAPAAAPDSVSGDEGVK
- a CDS encoding Lrp/AsnC family transcriptional regulator — its product is MNEIVEILERDARATPADIAKMLGMTPKAVALAIKKMEKDGIILKYKTIINRELSKEENSDVRALIEVKLTPQKNVGFDHLAERIYQFPEVTSCYLMSGTYDLLVVVEGKNIHTVSGFVSEKLSPMEGVRGTVTHFILKKYKEDGDILKQPERSKRPAISL
- a CDS encoding glycosyltransferase family 2 protein translates to MLNGKKIVVVMPAYNAEKTLKRTYDEIPKDIVDDIMLIDDKSGDNTVGLAHSLGIKVFVHDKNLGYGGNQKTCYSQALKAGADVVVMLHPDYQYPPKLITPMAALITSGMFDVVLGSRILGNRAIKGGMPVYKYIANRILTFLENNMIMEKLSEYHTGYRAFSREVLAGLPLLENSDDFVFDNQMLLQAFYFGYRVGEITCPASYTKESSSINFSRSVIYGFQVLGTAWKYMVGKCGLKTPRIFSKLGNKLSY